The Musa acuminata AAA Group cultivar baxijiao chromosome BXJ3-6, Cavendish_Baxijiao_AAA, whole genome shotgun sequence region TATGGCAATGTGTTCAGAATAACTCCGCCTCTCTGCTTCACCAAAGAAGATGCCGGTGAGCTTGAGATTGCCTATGTAGCTCCCTACTCTTTTTTGCTGCTAGTGATTGATCTGTTGCTTTGGGCCTTCCTTTTGCAGACTTCTTCACTGAAGTGATGGATATTGCATTATCAAAGCTCTGAGATCTACAGACTCTAGGCTTATGGTTTTAACTATCCTCAGATATTAGCAATAATGTCTCTGTTGCAGGGCAGGCTAGGTTGATTTGTGTTGTTGAGGGAAGGGATTTTAATGGCTCTGGTGGTATGTAAATAATCCtcactctctccctctctccctccaGCTATGGTGGAATGTTTTCCTGTTTCTGATCTAGAGGCACATGAAAGTCCAATATATATCTGGTGGATTCAAACCTTATTATGTACCTATTAATTTATGGATCAGATTTCATATGGTAACTTAACCTATTGTGAATGAACTTAAGCTACATGATGAATATAGCTGGCATGAGAAATTATCTGAAAGAAAAATAAACAGTAAAAAGAAGGCATCTGCTGTCTGACTGAATATAGCTGGTCTGACCTTTTTATTGTTTCAAGCAGCTAATGATTCCATTTACTTCATTAGCATTGATGTTTCTACGTTGTGTTTACTAGATTGTACAAGAAAAATTATATCACCTAACAAtctataataacaacaacaacaaaatcgtaagtctcaactatttaggatcggctacatggatcttttagcATCAAATATGTAAcaaatcatatgtttagttaagtctagagtacttaaatctttatttataatttttattaagatcttttaagatttttttttctatctctCCTCGTGtcattaacattaattatttaaCCTTTTCATCACATAACAATCTAAGACATCCGAAGGTCTCACCTCTTAGAATCTAAGACATCCGAAGGTCTCACCTCTTAGATTGTTATATCACATAACAAAATAAGACATCCGATTGAAGTGGTTCCTGAAGTATGAACGACATTCATAAAGCAAGCAGCTTGGCTGGTTACATGTCAATTGATTGTATGTATCACATATATCAGACACTCATCACATGTGGTTATCCCATATTATTTTGACAGGTCTATCAATTAGGTTAAATATCTAGTTTATCCTAGAAAACTATGCATCAGTCAATCAGTGGACCACCAAATTCCGTGAACATGGATTGTATTGGACTTCCAATTCTCAATCAGTAACAAATGATGCAGATCAAGCATGGAAAGGAAGTCTGAAAATGTAATTTAGGAACTCAAAAAGTAATTTTAGAATTGAAATTTTACctacttaaaaaaaaaactgcATTTTGTGGATATTTTATGATACTGCAAATGTAAAATTGATACCTCAGAACATGAAACCAACAGAGAGAAATCGAGGTGAGGAGAAGGGGCATCGAACCTCCCATGAATAACACAGCAGTTCTTCTTTCTACTAACTAGGTTATCTAAGCAGAAACGCACCACCCAGCAAATTCACCAACAACAGATCATCCGAGTCACAACTCAAAATTGTACAATGACAATTAATTGTATATTATCTCACAAAATTCACATTTTCCCCATAGAAACAAGGTCAATGGATCATGAGAAATCGGCACAAATCAATAACGCTAGCACATCACCCCAAAATTAGGGATCTCGGTGACCCATCTTGGCAAAATCAAAATACACATAAAAAACCTCGGGGGAAAAACAAGGTTAAGATCTCGTATAATCATGGATCCCAGGTCGAGACATCCCATGTGGAAAAACATCCTCCGAACCGAGGAACCAAATCAAGGAAAAACGATCGAGCAATGCACCAAAAAGATGAGGACAAAATCGTACCTTTGTGCCCTCGAGGAACACAAAACCTCAGGATCCCAACACGGATCTCGTGCGACGGACGGGAGCCGATTCCTTTCTGAAGCGCGTGAAGGTCTTAAATGGACCGGACTATTAAAAGCCCAAGTTGTATATAATTACAAGCGCAAGAAAAAAAGCCCAATTTGAgatatatttatttgattttattgtaattattaatttattattattaccaTCATTATTATATGCTAAGAACGCGTAGTATGCTGTCAGAAATCTTTCTTTGAGAATCCACGCTCTAAACTTGCACAGGTTGCAAAGAACTGAGGCTAAAAGGCTTAATCGAAGGGAGATCGGATACGTATAGGAAAAGTTCATGGAtgatggctctctctctctctctctcagagagcAAGGTTGGAATATACTCACCGTAGAGCCAGTGTAGATtggtggtggaggagcaactgcaACACTGAGCTCAGGATATCACATCCAGTGCTTGGGGTAAACTAAGATGTGGTTGTGCACGGTGGAGAAGACGAGCACATGAAGAACTGGCACGGTCTTCTCTGGTGGAAGCGGAGTGCAAGCAGTGCACGTGCCCTGCTTCTCCACCCTGCAGAACCCACCTTTCGGAGCAACTCTGCAGCTGAAGACGCCACTGCATGCCCCTAAAGTGACAAGGCTGGAGCTGGAAGAACACCTCTCCATGTCGCTTGCCATGGCCATGGCCTTATAGGGTGGTGGTGGGAGGTGTGGCGGGGAAGCGAAGCACCAACCTCACTGGAATCTGTAGGGACCAACCCGACAAAGCACTGCTAAATCTACTGGTGACAACTAGAACCTACTCTTGGGCGCCTCTAAATGCACACGTGGTGTCACTGAGTTCTGTCACCATGGAGAGCTGCCATGGTGAAATGCCATTTAGCATGAGTTTGGTTGAGCTGAGATGATCGAATTCACGCTGTGTTGGTTGTTGCTTGACATGTAGCAACAGCGACCAAGGCACTCATGGCGAGAGGAGGCGGGATACCACCATGATAAATGTCCTTCTGGTGCATCAATGGTCCCCAACCATGAATTGGCTGTGAATTTGCAGCAGTGATGATGGGTGACCTGCTGTTGGATGGATGGATGAATGCTGCATAATCTCTATCTGGACCACTGCCAGATATCTCGATGAAGAAGAGCTCTTAAAACTATGGCCATCTCACTACTGTTTCCACACCCAACTTTCTTGCTCATTAACATATCAGACACAGCTCCAGTTGGTGATCCCCAGCCTGGTTTGAATTAGCTGTTCACTTCAGAATGTCCATTGTCAAGCACAATTTGATCCCCTCATCATTAGCACATCTTTAGTGAGCATCAAACCAAACACCAGAAAGGATGCATGGCATTTTGCTGACTAAGGAGCTGATGAAAAAAGCCAAACACTTTGGCTTGATTTCAAACGCTGGTGAAGGTGGAAGTTCATTCTAGTCTGATTCTGCATGTGGCAAGGAGGTCCAAATCACAAACATCATGTACATTATGCTAATAATCAAAGTAAACAGCAAAGCTTAGGCTCAAATAGTCAGATTTATTAggtgcaagtaatcatcacagtAGAGAAGGGAGGGTAGGCAGGTTGACACCAAGAACATGGTGCTACCTTTCCTTTCTTGGCCTCCTTTTTGTCTCAATGGGTTCACACAAACTCCATTCTCCATTCACATCAAGTGACAGTGAGTCAGTCGTTTTCACAAGCACTGTTGTATGAATAACATCTTTGTGGGAGATGCATTGAATCTTCATGTTTATTGTTCATAAAGATCGAATTCTATGGGTGCTGAGACATGCAAAGAATATTTGTTGTAATTTAAAGTTAAGAAAGCTATCTTTTGGTGGTCGTAAATCACTGCATGACAATTGCCCTGAGAATGCCATCTAATTCACATAGcaagcttttgtaatttataaatataatttattttttttaaaaaaatcatgataTTAGAGCAAATTATGAGTTCAAAtcatatatctatttttttatctttaaaattgTTTATGCAATACTTATATCATCCAACCCTTTGTCAATCGATATAATTAGTCAGGTACCGTCGAAGGCTAAACGATCTTAATTAATTGTCTAAAGCAAGCATCTAAGACCATAGTTATGTTAGATCACGTAATTATAGTTGATGATCAAGATTAGTCTTCGTTTGAACGTGATCGATCATAATCACATCATCATATTGTCATGGACGGCCATGATTGTGTCAAAAATCGTGCTGATTGATCCATTTTCCAATCAATTGTATAGCTCTAAAAATCTTGATCAAACCTCCAACGCCAAGGAAAGATCAAGACTGGCGTCCGAAACCATGTGAACGACCAGGATTTAACGCGGAAATATCATGAATGGTCACGATCTAATCTTAGAATTTGTGGTGAATCATGAAAACCGAATATTCCAATAAATTATGCCGGTTTTGGGCTTCTTAATGTCTCGGCGGTGCGGCCCACCGAAGCAACCCAATGAACGAATCATCATCGCTCGTCTTTCTCGGCGAATCGGACGCGATGAGACTCTCCGATCGCGGAACCTAATTCCATCGAAAGTTCCTTCGATCGGCAGAGAATGAGCTCCAGGGCCCGTAATCTCACCTTCAAGCTCGTTCTCCTCGGTGACGGTAGCGCTATTTTCTCTTCGAATCCATTTTTGTCTTGATTCATTTTGAGTTATGTCGTATCGTTCTTTTGTAAGAATCTATTGAGGCGATTGAGGTTTACGTGTGCTATTGATCGGTAGGTGTCTACACCTGCTTTGTGTTAGAAGAATTAGGAGGTAGCTTGAAACCCTTGTTGGTTGAAATGGTCGCTGGGATTTCAAGTGGATATGTTTTTGATCCAAGAACAATCTGGGCTAGTATTCCGTGAATTGATCTGTAAGATTCATGAAGTACTTGGCGTCTTATGTATGAGTTGGACATGGTAATGGTGCATCACTTGCATAATGTCAGGATGACTCTACACTCGGACAGAAACATATGATCTCATGCACACATTTAGGAGAGTTCGTTTCCATAATTTTGTTGTGCTTTGATGTGTCAGCTGGTGTTGTAGAGTCGCAAGATGTGGGTTTTCTTAAGTGTACTTGACTTCAAGTTAAGTGTTGATTGATCTGGGACATTCCTGTGATAAATGGATCCACCATGGATGGATCTGATTGGGACATTCCTGAATGCAAACTATTGAAGATATCTTATTAGGCAGTTTCGTTGCTTGTGAATCAAACTTGATCAGTTTAAGACCAGATCATACTGTTTTTAGGATAATTAGTTAAAAGATATGATCTTAAAACCTTTAGATATGAAGATGTAAGGTGGAGGAAAGATAATGAGATACAAAGACAGGATGCTATTTATTGCTCTCTCTGATAAAGGTTGTGGTGAGTAGAGGCCAATGAGGACAGAATAATCTGGTGCTACTTATTGCTCTCGCTAATAAAGGTTGTAGACAGCACAGGTGCTATAACAAAGAATATACCAGCGCACCTATTTCTTGTGCTATAAATATATGCTGTGTTTAGCATGAACAGGTCATACATTCTTATGCAGTACCtatattcaaaattttattttctattttatgtATATCATAGTTGGGGTTTTTTTCCCCCCCTTTTTTGCAGTCCGAGTTGGGAAAACCTCCCTTGTATTGAGATATGTAAATAATGTATTCTCTGAGAAGCAAGAAACTACGGTGCAAGCTTCCTATTTAACAAAACGCCTTGTCATTGGAGGTGTGCCTATTACCTTGTCCATATGGGTGTGTTTTCTTATCTTAGCTAGTGCTGGAGATGACTGCAGTCTCATGGCTCATTAATTAAGCATTCTGTGAAGTTTTCCCACTTATGATTTCGACACTTCAAACGTTGAACTTTGTTTCCTGTCAATTCAATCAAAGTGACAACTGACATTGATAGATAAAATATCAGGAGTGACATGGCTTGATCGGTCACTCAGCTTCACTTACTTTAAGATATGATGTTTGAAGTAAAAGCTTTCTTGTCTATGTTGTCTTTGTCAGAATTAACTTGTTTATTTTGGATACGACCTTAGTTCAACACATTGTTTCTTATTTTCTTCCTCTTTCAGTTGGTATGTTGGGTAATTCTTTAGACTTATTACCTTCCTGAACTAACAAAATCTtacaaaaaacaaaacaaaaccaaaTGGCTACTATATCATCAGGCCATGATTTTGCTCCAAAATAGACTCTTTAAAGTCCTGTTTTGGGTTTATAGTGAAAATGTGTTTGTTTGACAACTAAATGCTAGGCCATTTAATATTCATGTTGTGCTggactattattattattccatATGAGATGAGATTATTTGATATTTTGCCTGTTGGGATATCTGGAATCTAGATGAGGTTGATTGTTCCTCTTCTTGGTTCTCCGTATTTTATGGATTTCCAAGCCTTAACCTAGAGCAAATATGCTGGGTGACCCATATGTCACTATGATTGTCATGCAGACAGTGTTTGATCACCTTCTTTCTGCAGGATACTGCTGGACAGGAACGTTTCCATGCCTTGGGCCCTATATACTATTGTGATGCAGATGGCATGTATCTTATAAACACAAGTTCTGTCTCATTTATGAACTCAGATTTAGAGAACCAAGAACTTTTAAATTTAGTTTTTGGTGATTATGTACAAGAGAAACCTCACTATATGTCTCTTTATTGGTGACTGCAGCAGTGCTTTTAGTCTATGACATCACAGATACTGATACTTTTCTTCGAGTTAGAAAGTGGGTTAAGGAACTTCAGCAGATGGCATCAAACGATATAGTCATGGTCATTGCAGCAAATAAAAGCGATTTAATCAGATCAAAGAAGTATGATATTCAAGAAGCTGAAAGGTTTGCATGAAAGTACATAGCTCTATTTCACATTGGCATCTCTATCAAattgttttataatatttattagatAGATATAAAAATAGTTGACAGCATAACTGACGGTAGCAAAAATAGTTGACAGCATACCTGACGTTAGCAACGAATTTAAGTTTACTCTTCTAAATTTCTAATTGATCAATGATAAGTATTTGTCAAATCGTTTTTTCATGTTATAAGTCATTATGTGGTGAAGATACTGGACACTTTTACATGTCTTTTCATCATGAACTGTTGAACAAAAGCATCAATCAAAATTTGTTCCACCTCTTATTTCATTGCTTTCACTTAGACTACTGCTTGTTTTCTTTAACATGATTCCTTTTGGAGTTGCAACCATATATGGATGTCATGAGATTTCAGATGTCTGTCACTAGACTCCAAAGTACTGCATTGATAAGGGAAAGAAATTTGCAGATTCGTGTCTATTATTTTTGTGGAGTTAAACTGCCTGGTCAATCCACTCAATCTTGTTGTCACATACTGTACATCTAATTGAATcagtgtctgccgtaccgaagtgTACCGGCCGTattgggcggtatgtaccggtccgccagGTACTTGGTACGTGGATCGTCCTGTACCGCTACAGtgttacagtactatactgtagcattgctgcagtgctacagtatcggtacaccctggtgtaccgtccggtacaccggtaccgtaccgtaccaagcccgggtcgaaactccggtacggtacgatatggcGGACCTTGAATTGAACAGcaatttttcatgcatgcttatgGCTTACCTCATCTCATCTGCCTGCCTTGTGATCAGAGGCAGAGATGGCCCCATAATAATTTCCTTATCAATTTTCTGGTCATTTAAAGTTTTCcattgattttgtttcatttcttgTGCCCCGTACTGCAGCTATGCAATGACAATTGGAGCAAAACTTTTTCTGACATCTGCGAAATTTGGGTCGGGAATAAATGATGTCTTTCTTGATATTACAGCACGTGAGTTAACCATCCGCACAAGAGAGACTAATGGCATTATATTCTTTGGTTTCCTCAATTCAGCTTTTTCATTATATCTGATGCTTTTATTCAATAATACAAACATTACCAGTCATATCTTATATGATAGTTAGGCACTCATCTCCTCGAAGATTCTGATCAGGCATGCTATAAAAGTTAAAATAACCTTACTAAACTTGCAAGGGTAATCTATGTATGTTGACCTTCTTCAGATACTTCGTTGGTGAGAGTCTCATGTGATTGGCACTTATGAGACCGAAGAATATTACATATTTAATGAAATAAATAGATGGATGTCAACGCTATAATTAAAAAGAGATCAGCTTAGTGGATGTGGCTCTTAGTAAAACATATGGAACGTTACATCTCCATTAATTTAGAAATTTGCAGAAATACGCTCTTGACTACAGAGTAAGCATAGTTACATTCGAATGTGTCCAGCCTGTTCATTGACTGAGGCATCATGTTCTAAGTAATCCTTATTTGTTGGTCTAGTTTACTTCATACATAGATGTCAATCAGTCAATATTCTGGCAACTATGTCATGAGAAATGTGATTACGATTTTGACTGTCATTCATCTTTGAAAGTAGGCTGATGCTTTTACCTGTGATCCTTGACGTGATATAACATTTGGAAATCTATATACCTCTATAAATTACATCTATCTTCAATAGCATGATAATGTGCTGTTCTTTTTTTATCACATCCAGGATTGTTGCAGAAGAAAAAAAACAGTGCCCAGGGCTCATCACCTGCTCAACCAAGAAAAGGGATTATTGTTGTAGATGATGAACCAGAGAGAGAACCCCCACCAAAGTGTTGCTCATAGCATTGAGGTTCCAGATTTTTACAAGTAACCACAGGTACACCTACCACACTTGATTTGTTTGgccagaggaagaaaagaaaattgattttaCTTGCAGGAGCAGTAGTAGTGTGAATATTGGCGTCTGCTATGTCGAGGGTGATCCAACAGTAGGAAATCTAGGCCTCGTGTATCTTCACTAACCTGGACAGATTACCAGAAATTATTCGCATCAACAGCAGTATCTGCTGTGTCCCTCGAGAAATGTTTTGTGTTATTTGGTGTCTACATCTCCAAGGTGAAGTCAGCTTCAACTGTTCTAAACTTCCGTCCTCTCCATCGGCCCATTTAGTTCAACAAATTGAAGAACAAGAATAGATGTCTTTAGCTGATATATGTTTTATAAGACGTACATTACCATTACTTTAATGCTAAATCCAATTATTCCTTTGTTTTGATCTTTAAGCAGTTAAATATGCACGGAAAGATTGCACACCATTATGTGCCTCTGAATGCTTTTGCTTTCTTGCAGATTCACAGCCATGTTTATCATGTACAACCCACTACGGCCGACCCTGTAGCTTGTTGGTCTGAAGTAAGATGAATCTTTATATGCTTTTGATGACTCAGTTGTTGATGGTATTTTGTTGTTATCGTATTAAGATGCAACAGAAACAAAAATAAAGCAACAAAACAGAAGTGTTATtagtattatcattattattattggataCGGAAAGCGGTTTGGCTCGCTGCTTTCCACCACGTTATATTATGTAGCAACGAGCTAAGATGGTTTCGGTCCCTCTCTCCCTATGCCTCTTCCAAGTGGGAAGGGCCTGTTCATCACCTAGTTTAATCTCAGATAAACAGTTGGAGGAGACTTAATTAGTTCATATATGATTGATGAATGTTCTATCATTAACTTAATTTAATGTTCAAGCTAATTAGATTATTGGATCATTATCATATATATTGTGGGAATAACCAGCAAGTTTAGACCATGCAAACTCATGCTGATCAACGGAAGTTTAGACCAGAGTTCTGTAAGCTACATCATTCACACTATTTGGGAACGGTAGCTGGTAAGAGCTCCTTTGCAATTGAATTTTGGtattatatatatagaaaatctGTGGCTTTGGATAACGTGCTTTCCAATTGTTTACAGGATCTGCCTCCCAACAGTTGTGGAATTCAATGAAATCATGTGAACTATTCCTTGTACGTTAACAAGTGCCTGCAAAGATTCTTTACATTGCCAACTCCATCATCAGATGGGCTTCCTCCTTTTCCGACCATCTATTTCGGCTGCGTGGGAGGAGAAGACAAGGGAACAAATTACGTGTCATGTCATGGAGAAAACGTCTTCACCTCATTACCATATCAATGGGGATGGATACAGCGGGCATTAAACCTCGTCGCTGCATGCATATTAATGAGATGCAAACGTGGAAAGCACACAGAATTGTGGTggatgctgatgatgatgatgatgcaccaTCCAGATTTTGATGAGAGTTCCTTTACAGCATCTGATCAGGTAAAATAATTTACGTAGAAAGCGATCATTGAAACTCTGATcaggtaaaatatttttttttttctttttagaggAGTTACACGGAATCAAGATAATTGTGTAGTGCTGCTGCATTCACACCTACTATCATCTGCAGGATTGCGTTGTTCCCGTCGAGGAGGAGCCAAGTAATAGGAACAGGTACACATTTTTCTTCTTTAGATGAACTGCAGCAGTAGTATGTTCTCTTACCATGGTAAAAGTGAGTGATATCGAATTCAGAGTCAGCAGGACAAGATGCCGCTCTGATAAATCTGTTCATATCTGATTCCAATGAGTCGAGGCAATTCCCCGCCTACCAGAGGTCCCCTTAGTCAAGAGACGCAGAAACGGCACGTCCTATTGGCTGCATTCTCGGTCGACGTGGAGAACGCGATCAACCCAAGAATCTCTCCTTCGTCCGACATGACTCTGCAGTCTTCGTCTCCTCCTGCGGTGGGGAAGGATTCCTAAACAGTGACTGGTGGTAGAATCCTAAGGAATGCAGAGTTTTGGTGGGGCCCGTTGGACGTGGATGCATGCTTTCTTAGACCTGTCTCACGTGGATCGGTGCACTGTATTACCACTTTGATCGCTTGCACGTTACTAAAGCTACGATGCGTTACCGCTTTGATCGGGACGGCTGAAAAGTAGAAGAACACGAAGAGGGGGAAGCAAGGAGAAGAAGCCTCCATAAATAAGAGAGAGATATGCATACATATAAAAGAGGACGTCTAGTCGTTAATGGCATTTAATGATTCTTTTGTGGTGCGACCCCAATAGGACCGACCGCAGAGAAGGTTGCAGGTGCTGCCGCATGACCCCAGAGCCCCACACCAACCATGTGGAGCCCACCACAGCCCTCGACCCCTGCCTTCAAGCCTATATGAGGCTTCCCGATTGGCTGTTGATCTCCTATCCGTGCGACAAAGCAGAACTCTGCCCTTCCCCTTCGGTTATCTTGCAGGAGTTGATCTGAGCCCAAGAGGCTGCTACCGGAGCTGGCTAACAGCAAccgagaaggaggaggagagataCTGGAGGGGACAGAGGCGAAGAACAAGGCGGTGGTGCGAGAGTTGTATGAGGCCATAAACCGCCGGGACGTCGCAAGAGTGCACCGGCTGCTGGCGCCGGACCTCGAGTGGTGGTTCCATGGCCCGCCCGAGCGCCAGCACCTGAGGCGCCTGCTCACCGGCGAGGAAGAGGAGGGTGACATCGTCACCTTCCAGCCCGGTCCCCAGGAGGTCGCCGCCTTCGGCTCCATCGTGCTCGCCGAGGGCTGCGGCCCCGGCGCGGTGGTGTGGATCCACGCCTGGACCGTCGGCCCCGGTGGGGTCATCACCCAGGTCCGGGAGTACTTCAATACCTCCCTCACCGTCACCCGACTCGGCGGCGACTCGGCCCCGGCACCCACCGACGGTTCCGCTAGGTCGACTCAGTGCTGCCTGCCCGTGTGGCAAAGCAGACTGCACCGGCGTGCCCCGAAGTCACTTCCTGGGCTTGTGCTCGCTATATGAATGCATATAACCAGTTAAGCTCGACACGAACAAATAGTTCGAGTCTGTATGGTTTGCACCACTGTCGTTATTGAGTCGAGGGTTTGGTCTGTAGGAGTCTCTTTGGGTGTGTCACAGTAGTAGGTTGTGTGGTATTTTTGCATGTCATAGGGTGTGGTCTGTGTCTCTTCGTTGCGCGATGTACGTTTGCTTGGTTGCTTATCGAATAAAAGATGTGTTAGTGGTGATTCATAAGAAGCAGCTGAATAGTTCGGGAATATTGCATATATAGACGAAAGATACATATAACtatctttgcaaaaagaaaagttTGGGAATATTGCATATctctttataatttataataaaaaataaaattaagatccTTCACAAATACTCATAAATACTTATCTAGAAAATTCAagttaattattattaatattaataaatattaaaacccTAACAAAAATTTTAAAGGACATTGAGATTATGTGAATGTTGGTGAAGAGCTTGATAATTTATACTCATATTCCTCGTGATGTTGATGTCGCAACTTTATTTGCATCGCATCCATAAGTTGTATCGATGATCATATTCTTAGACAGGGGGCATATATAGATGCTCCACATGTTGTGCGGAGGGAACCGCTGGTAGATGCCACGAGCAATATAAGCTCACTTTTATAAGGAATCGTTTAGTCATTTGAACCTATTGATCACTTGTCCCACATCACTTATACTTATGTGATAAGAAGatactaattaaaaaaataaaaagatggagagagagagagagagagagagagagagatcttatcTATCTTCCTGAAACATTTATGTTCATTTATCCAATcaaatatttatgtttatttatcctaatgacatcgattttataataaaaaaaaaataaaaaaaataattttaatattttagttctgCATAAACATCAATGTCGACATGGTTGTCGAGCGATGGAAGAACCATTTAGAATATTTATCGGTGGCTCTTCTGTCACTCGATAATTGCATCGATGTCGACGAAGATGTAGAGTGATGTTACTCAACAACTACATCAACCCTAATGCAAATGTTGAGCGACTATTTCATCACTTAGTAACTATATCAACGTCGACGTAATTTTCGAGCAATGAAAGGATCGTTGATGTAGATGTCAAATAACCCTTTTATTGTTCGATAATTATATCGTTGTCGATATAGATGCAAAATGACCTTCACCATCACTCTCCTTATCCACAACAATCATTACGATCTCCAACAACATCGTCTCACCAACTGAAACATTAAGATTATCTTTTTATCATTTGTTTTCATGTATTGATAAAATCGTTTGTAATCATAAAAATACTAATGTAtccttttaaaatataaaaatcaaaataataaagctaagataatctataattagcactTGCTAGGTCGTAAAAGCCATCACTTGATGCTGTATTCCACGTGAAAAAGTTACGACTCTTCTAGATTTCCAAATTCCAGTAAGGAACCGATTGGAATATGCCTTCTGATGAACGAATGTTAGGCTTGTACGGACGCACACCCACACTTCATACCTGACGTTTAAACTGATTGGAATATTGCCGTGCGTGTCCGCACGCGAATACACACTATACAAGGAAAAGAAATACCTGACTGACGTTGCTCATCTTTTTCCTCTATTTCCTACGAGTGTTGGCCATCCGAGATACAAATTTATGAT contains the following coding sequences:
- the LOC103989683 gene encoding uncharacterized protein LOC103989683 isoform X1; translation: MSSRARNLTFKLVLLGDVRVGKTSLVLRYVNNVFSEKQETTVQASYLTKRLVIGGVPITLSIWDTAGQERFHALGPIYYCDADGMYLINTTVLLVYDITDTDTFLRVRKWVKELQQMASNDIVMVIAANKSDLIRSKKYDIQEAESYAMTIGAKLFLTSAKFGSGINDVFLDITARLLQKKKNSAQGSSPAQPRKGIIVVDDEPEREPPPKCCS
- the LOC103989683 gene encoding uncharacterized protein LOC103989683 isoform X5; this encodes MSSRARNLTFKLVLLGDVRVGKTSLVLRYVNNVFSEKQETTVQASYLTKRLVIGGVPITLSIWDTAGQERFHALGPIYYCDADGMYLINTTVLLVYDITDTDTFLRVRKWVKELQQMASNDIVMVIAANKSDLIRSKKYDIQEAERIVAEEKKQCPGLITCSTKKRDYCCR
- the LOC103989683 gene encoding uncharacterized protein LOC103989683 isoform X2 codes for the protein MSSRARNLTFKLVLLGDVRVGKTSLVLRYVNNVFSEKQETTVQASYLTKRLVIGGVPITLSIWDTAGQERFHALGPIYYCDADGMYLINTMLLVYDITDTDTFLRVRKWVKELQQMASNDIVMVIAANKSDLIRSKKYDIQEAESYAMTIGAKLFLTSAKFGSGINDVFLDITARLLQKKKNSAQGSSPAQPRKGIIVVDDEPEREPPPKCCS
- the LOC103989683 gene encoding uncharacterized protein LOC103989683 isoform X4, producing the protein MSSRARNLTFKLVLLGDVRVGKTSLVLRYVNNVFSEKQETTVQASYLTKRLVIGGVPITLSIWDTAGQERFHALGPIYYCDADVLLVYDITDTDTFLRVRKWVKELQQMASNDIVMVIAANKSDLIRSKKYDIQEAESYAMTIGAKLFLTSAKFGSGINDVFLDITARLLQKKKNSAQGSSPAQPRKGIIVVDDEPEREPPPKCCS
- the LOC103989683 gene encoding uncharacterized protein LOC103989683 isoform X3, with protein sequence MSSRARNLTFKLVLLGDVRVGKTSLVLRYVNNVFSEKQETTVQASYLTKRLVIGGVPITLSIWDTAGQERFHALGPIYYCDADAVLLVYDITDTDTFLRVRKWVKELQQMASNDIVMVIAANKSDLIRSKKYDIQEAESYAMTIGAKLFLTSAKFGSGINDVFLDITARLLQKKKNSAQGSSPAQPRKGIIVVDDEPEREPPPKCCS
- the LOC103989899 gene encoding wound-induced protein 1 produces the protein SEPKRLLPELANSNREGGGEILEGTEAKNKAVVRELYEAINRRDVARVHRLLAPDLEWWFHGPPERQHLRRLLTGEEEEGDIVTFQPGPQEVAAFGSIVLAEGCGPGAVVWIHAWTVGPGGVITQVREYFNTSLTVTRLGGDSAPAPTDGSARSTQCCLPVWQSRLHRRAPKSLPGLVLAI